A single Campylobacter hyointestinalis subsp. hyointestinalis DNA region contains:
- the fumC gene encoding class II fumarate hydratase, whose product MEFRIEKDTMGEIKVPNDKYWGAQTERSLENFKIGKGTMPSEVIEGFAYLKKACAIVNNKLGRLDDSKTKAISQACDEVLSGKLDGNFPLVVWQTGSGTQSNMNLNEVIANRSTEILGEDFRNKKLVHPNDDVNKGQSSNDTYPTAMRIAFVLELQKQLFPAIDKLLATLEAKSKEFKNIVKIGRTHLQDATPLTLGQEFSGYAHMLKASKAQVLAALPFLEELAIGGTAVGTGLNSHPDFSPMVSEVLNDLTKTEFKFKSHPNKFHGLTSHDAEVFLSGALNGLASNLMKIANDIRWLASGPRCGIGEINIPENEPGSSIMPGKVNPTQCEAVTMVAVQVAGNHVSVAMAASQGNFELNVFKPVLTHNLLESIRLLSDAMVSFNDHCAVGITANEAKIDKLLHESLMLVTALNPHIGYENAAKIAKTAHKHGTTLKEEAINLGLLTAAQFDEWVKPEDMTAPKK is encoded by the coding sequence ATGGAATTTCGCATTGAAAAAGACACAATGGGTGAGATCAAAGTACCAAACGACAAGTATTGGGGAGCTCAAACAGAAAGAAGTTTGGAGAACTTTAAGATTGGTAAAGGCACTATGCCAAGTGAGGTTATAGAAGGTTTTGCGTATCTTAAAAAAGCTTGCGCTATAGTAAATAACAAGCTTGGTCGCTTAGATGATTCTAAGACAAAAGCTATTTCTCAAGCTTGCGATGAGGTTTTAAGCGGAAAATTAGATGGAAATTTCCCACTTGTCGTATGGCAAACAGGAAGCGGAACTCAGTCAAATATGAACTTAAATGAGGTTATAGCTAACCGCTCTACTGAGATATTAGGTGAGGATTTTAGAAATAAAAAATTAGTCCATCCAAATGATGATGTAAATAAAGGTCAAAGCTCAAATGATACTTATCCGACAGCTATGAGAATCGCTTTTGTTTTAGAGCTTCAAAAACAACTTTTTCCTGCGATAGATAAGCTTTTGGCTACACTTGAGGCAAAAAGTAAAGAGTTTAAAAATATTGTAAAGATAGGTAGAACTCACTTACAAGACGCTACTCCTCTAACTTTAGGTCAAGAGTTTAGCGGATACGCTCATATGCTAAAAGCTAGTAAAGCTCAAGTTTTAGCTGCGCTTCCATTTTTAGAAGAGCTTGCTATTGGTGGAACAGCTGTGGGAACTGGTTTAAATTCTCATCCTGATTTTAGTCCTATGGTGAGTGAAGTTTTAAATGACTTAACAAAAACAGAGTTTAAATTCAAATCTCATCCAAATAAATTCCATGGTTTAACAAGTCACGATGCAGAAGTTTTCTTAAGTGGTGCGTTAAACGGACTTGCATCAAATTTAATGAAAATAGCAAATGACATTCGTTGGTTAGCAAGCGGTCCAAGATGTGGTATCGGCGAGATAAATATCCCTGAAAACGAGCCTGGAAGCTCTATTATGCCTGGTAAAGTAAATCCTACTCAATGTGAAGCCGTAACTATGGTAGCAGTCCAAGTAGCAGGAAATCACGTAAGCGTTGCGATGGCTGCGTCTCAGGGTAACTTTGAGCTAAACGTATTTAAGCCTGTGCTTACTCATAACTTGCTTGAGAGTATTCGTCTTTTAAGTGATGCTATGGTCAGCTTCAATGATCATTGTGCTGTGGGAATCACTGCAAATGAAGCCAAAATCGATAAACTTCTTCACGAAAGCCTTATGCTTGTAACTGCTTTAAATCCACATATTGGATATGAAAATGCAGCAAAAATAGCAAAAACAGCCCACAAGCACGGCACAACTTTAAAAGAAGAAGCTATAAATTTAGGTCTTTTAACAGCTGCTCAGTTTGATGAATGGGTAAAACCTGAAGATATGACCGCTCCTAAGAAATAA
- a CDS encoding ATP-dependent helicase translates to MPLSKLNREQYSAATTSMGRNLVIASAGTGKTSTIVARIAHLLNLGIKPEKILLLTFTNKASSEMLERLGRFFDKKIVNLVTAGTFHSVSNSLLKKLNKGVILKQPSELKTLLKSLVERREFHRIGEVKAYSGAYLYDIYSLFCNSCVNNESFADWFSVNYDDQAQYAEIYEDILREFENEKAKFNYADFNDLLIKMRGELRKGARIEFDEILVDEYQDTNSLQGSLIDAFKTKSLFCVGDFDQSIYAFNGANIDIIGGFSERYKDARIHTLNINYRSSSKILALANKVISNNPRLYPKELTVSRAGNFKAPKLLVYEELFHQYENISEMVANSIYKKDDIAIIFRNNSSADGLEVALKEQGIACKRKGGVSFFEAKEIKALIDLIGIFVNPKDIMAFIHIFEYARGVGNAAAKEIFDTLLVLGDNDIVKGLLNPDKSVKVYEKKNKNYQLGLFDDFSEFMDSARFAGLGFDPLFMSNPVLNYSNLNNNGAIFLSSLYELLKQIQNETNSYGVVNSVINSKVYGIIVEYLAHKRATLKNGNVDEELKKEAVNRIYAKAKVLLEMSKRHNHCDIFYNFLTLGRSEMSEGEGVNLLTVHASKGLEFGQVFVVDLAQNRFPNLKLMGMGGSLEEERRLFYVAVTRARDELYLSYAKYDKIRKMDYKPSCFLEEAAMVKRF, encoded by the coding sequence ATGCCACTTTCAAAACTAAACCGCGAGCAATACAGCGCAGCTACGACTTCAATGGGACGAAATTTAGTCATAGCTAGTGCAGGAACTGGAAAAACCAGTACGATCGTTGCTCGCATAGCTCATCTTTTAAATTTAGGTATAAAACCAGAAAAAATTCTACTTCTTACATTTACAAACAAAGCTTCAAGCGAGATGTTAGAGCGTCTCGGTAGATTTTTTGATAAAAAAATAGTAAATTTAGTCACTGCTGGGACTTTTCACTCAGTATCAAATTCGCTTTTAAAAAAGTTAAATAAAGGCGTCATTTTAAAGCAGCCAAGTGAGCTCAAAACGCTTTTAAAAAGCTTAGTAGAAAGGCGCGAATTTCATAGAATAGGCGAAGTAAAAGCCTATAGTGGAGCTTATCTTTATGACATTTATTCGCTTTTTTGCAACTCTTGTGTAAATAACGAAAGCTTTGCTGATTGGTTTAGCGTAAATTATGACGATCAGGCACAGTACGCAGAAATTTATGAAGATATCTTGCGTGAGTTTGAAAATGAAAAAGCAAAGTTCAACTATGCTGATTTTAATGACTTACTAATCAAAATGCGAGGTGAGTTAAGAAAGGGAGCAAGGATAGAATTTGATGAAATCCTAGTCGATGAGTACCAAGATACGAATTCTCTTCAAGGCTCTTTGATAGATGCTTTTAAGACCAAAAGTCTGTTTTGCGTGGGTGATTTTGACCAAAGTATATATGCATTTAATGGTGCAAATATCGATATCATAGGTGGATTTAGTGAGCGCTATAAGGACGCTAGAATTCATACTTTAAATATAAATTATAGAAGTAGCTCAAAGATACTCGCTCTTGCGAATAAAGTTATTTCAAATAATCCTCGTCTTTATCCAAAAGAGCTTACTGTAAGTCGCGCGGGTAATTTTAAAGCCCCAAAACTTTTAGTTTATGAAGAGCTGTTTCATCAATATGAAAATATCTCTGAGATGGTGGCAAATAGTATATATAAAAAAGACGATATCGCGATAATTTTTCGCAATAATTCAAGTGCAGACGGACTTGAGGTCGCTTTAAAAGAACAGGGGATAGCGTGCAAAAGAAAGGGCGGCGTTAGTTTTTTTGAAGCTAAAGAGATAAAAGCGCTTATAGATCTGATAGGAATTTTTGTTAATCCAAAAGATATTATGGCGTTTATCCATATATTTGAATACGCGCGCGGTGTGGGAAATGCAGCTGCTAAAGAGATATTTGATACACTTTTGGTTTTAGGAGATAATGATATCGTAAAAGGGCTTTTAAATCCGGATAAAAGCGTGAAAGTTTATGAGAAAAAAAATAAGAATTATCAGCTCGGGCTTTTTGACGATTTTAGCGAATTTATGGATAGTGCGAGATTTGCCGGTCTTGGATTTGATCCGTTATTTATGAGTAATCCAGTGCTGAATTATTCGAATTTAAACAACAATGGGGCGATCTTTTTATCAAGTCTTTATGAGCTTTTAAAGCAAATTCAAAACGAAACAAACTCTTATGGTGTAGTAAATTCTGTCATAAACTCAAAAGTTTATGGCATCATAGTAGAGTATTTAGCACATAAAAGAGCCACTTTAAAAAACGGAAATGTCGATGAAGAGCTTAAAAAAGAAGCAGTAAATAGAATTTACGCAAAAGCAAAAGTGCTTTTAGAAATGAGTAAGCGCCATAATCATTGTGATATATTTTATAACTTTTTGACTCTTGGTAGATCTGAGATGAGCGAAGGCGAGGGCGTAAATTTACTAACCGTGCATGCTAGTAAGGGGCTTGAGTTTGGACAAGTTTTTGTTGTAGATCTAGCACAGAACCGTTTTCCGAATTTAAAACTTATGGGAATGGGCGGGAGCTTAGAAGAAGAAAGAAGGCTATTTTACGTAGCAGTTACAAGGGCACGTGACGAGCTGTATCTTAGCTATGCAAAATATGATAAAATCAGAAAAATGGACTATAAACCGAGCTGTTTTTTAGAAGAAGCGGCGATGGTAAAGCGATTTTGA